Below is a genomic region from Longimicrobium sp..
GGCGAGCAGTCCGCGAAGTGAAGCTCAGAAGAGCGCGTGTTCCGGTCTTACCTGGTTCCAGAATTGCGTCCGATCATCGGCTTGCCGTCCCGCATGAGTCGATTTCCGTCGTCCAAAGCGTGATCCCTCCGTTCAGAACTCAGGTATGGGAGGTACACATGCGTTCGCTCGTCCTCTGCGGTCTTCTGGCCTTGCTGGTCGCATGCTCCACTTCTGGCCGACCTTACGAGCCCACCGGCGGATCGGCTCCTCGGCCGGTGGCGCTGGCCGTTTCTCCCCACGAACCGGATGAGCCGATGAAGCTTCCGAGCTACATCAGGTTCACCGATCTCCAGTACGCACTCACCAAGCCCTTCAAGTTCCGCTTTCGCGGCACTCCCCACGTCGTAACTGTGCCTTCCGGCTTTGTGACGGATTTCGCGAGCATTCCAGCGCCCTTCAAACCGATATTTTCTCGTGACCCGCACGACCTTCCCGCCGTTATTCACGATTACCTCTACTGGAGGCAATCGTGCAAACGAGACCAGGCCGATACGCTGTTCCGCATCGGGTTGCGGGACATGGGGATATCGGGTCTAAAGGCAGACGCCATGTATCGGGCGGTCAGAATTGCGGGTGGGAGTGCGTGGAAA
It encodes:
- a CDS encoding DUF1353 domain-containing protein, translated to MRSLVLCGLLALLVACSTSGRPYEPTGGSAPRPVALAVSPHEPDEPMKLPSYIRFTDLQYALTKPFKFRFRGTPHVVTVPSGFVTDFASIPAPFKPIFSRDPHDLPAVIHDYLYWRQSCKRDQADTLFRIGLRDMGISGLKADAMYRAVRIAGGSAWKANENDRAAGLPRVIPDAYLNVPVTTWKKYRAELRRLQVALDPPDAEPPQYCSLSM